The following are encoded together in the Ictalurus punctatus breed USDA103 chromosome 1, Coco_2.0, whole genome shotgun sequence genome:
- the ecm1b gene encoding extracellular matrix protein 1 isoform X4 — MGSLRGYLFMLTLLAVKAYEGPEMAVQREILPIELLEMLKQGSLASHPIVKQQGPHIKPYSMDPSIPFPLACPTMDNILAICQYSNLRPRYTKDMLPKSGFDHLRRQARAVNQLESWFTLCCSNGTQDEELTLCCAKQAWEKSLSTFCEEEFQIKTSHYHCCKRHRPEIWDCFEEEAPDPLYQTKIAGHEVATTLSSTIQGFDFNPSNCQKTSVSEIAPRLEMVPEPPPHGGMEQRLVIPGFPHHVSSPRSRKPSILFPLARPDTTNILAICQYSNQRPRHPKETLPRSGSGYLHRQANAVNQLESWYTVCCANGTQDFDQTLCCAQQAWEKSLSAFCEMEFRVKTTHYHCCRERGLARLDCFEEHAPDKSYQPSGHEVLTMLPVTIQGFDFDPNSCQKTSISGVAYRPLTERTIKTEHISFPPGRPNSSNIEPICAWHMYRPRYLTNCLPRTGFDWLAHQVKAINGLEKSFRQCCKKNKDVHACAEGKWKKMVDGFCKDERKLQVNQFECCKKQRGEEQYTCFSTAAPNPDYMIRQTQVPVEDTPRLDMFCNVYTALKKMKHLPFNVDEMAEKCCILDANEGVKCLQIQLKNLSDDACKADDPSLAQVKPKCCKKTAVVRSKCLTKLLLNNIAKAKRAGKKICPINS; from the exons ATGGGGTCTTTGAGAGGATATCTGTTCATGCTAACGCTGCTAGCGGTGAAGGCATATGAAG gtCCTGAAATGGCTGTTCAAAGGGAAATTTTGCCCATTG AACTCTTGGAGATGCTGAAACAGGGATCACTGGCTTCTCACCCTATTGTGAAACAGCAAG GTCCTCATATAAAGCCCTACTCCATGGATCCATCCATTCCTTTCCCTCTTGCATGTCCAACCATGGACAACATCCTTGCCATCTGTCAATATAGTAATCTTCGCCCTCGGTATACTAAAGACATGCTACCAAAAAGTGGCTTTGATCACCTGCGCCGTCAGGCCAGAGCGGTCAATCAGTTGGAGTCCTGGTTCACTCTGTGTTGCAGTAATGGCACTCAAGATGAAGAATTGACTCTGTGCTGTGCAAAGCAGGCG tgGGAGAAGTCGCTCTCTACCTTCTGTGAAGAGGAATTCCAGATTAAGACTAGTCACTATCACTGCTGTAAAAGGCACAGGCCGGAAATATGGGACTGCTTTGAGGAGGAAGCTCCAGACCCGTTATACCAGACCAAAATAGCTGGCCATGAGGTGGCAACCACTCTTTCCTCCACAATCCAAGGTTTTGACTTTAACCCCAGTAACTGCCAGAAAACAAG TGTTTCAGAGATCGCTCCCAGACTAGAGATGGTGCCTGAACCCCCACCTCATGGAGGGATGGAGCAGAGATTGGTGATCCCAG GTTTCCCACATCATGTGTCCAGTCCTCGCTCTAGGAAGCCATCCATTCTTTTCCCCCTTGCCCGTCCAGACACCACCAATATCCTTGCCATCTGTCAATATAGTAACCAGCGCCCCCGGCATCCTAAGGAGACGCTACCTAGAAGTGGCTCTGGCTACCTGCATCGTCAAGCCAATGCTGTCAATCAGCTGGAGTCCTGGTACACTGTGTGCTGTGCTAATGGCACCCAAGATTTTGATCAGACTCTGTGCTGTGCACAGCAGGCG TGGGAGAAGTCGCTCTCTGCTTTCTGTGAAATGGAATTCCGTGTTAAAACCACACACTATCACTGctgtagagagagagggctggCAAGATTGGACTGCTTTGAGGAGCACGCTCCAGATAAGTCATACCAGCCCTCTGGCCATGAGGTGCTGACCATGCTCCCAGTCACAATCCAGGGGTTTGACTTTGACCCCAATAGCTGCCAGAAAACAAG CATATCAGGAGTCGCTTACAGACCTTTGACAGAGAGGACGATTAAAACAGAACACATCAGCTTTCCCCCTGGTCGCCCGAATTCTTCTAACATTGAACCAATTTGTGCTTGGCACATGTATCGGCCACGCTACCTCACCAACTGTTTGCCTCGTACAGGATTTGACTGGCTTGCCCATCAGGTAAAGGCCATCAATGGCCTAGAAAAAAGCTTTCGTCAATGCTGTAAGAAGAACAAAGATGTACACGCCTGTGCTGAGGGAAAG TGGAAGAAGATGGTGGATGGGTTTTGTAAGGATGAGAGGAAGCTCCAAGTGAACCAGTTTGAATGCTGTAAAAAGCAGAGAGGAGAAGAGCAATATACCTGTTTTAGTACTGCTGCCCCAAATCCAGACTACATGATCAGGCAGACGCAGGTTCCTGTAGAAGATACTCCCCGTCTTGACATGTTTTGTAATGTGTACACAGCTCTTAAGAAAAT GAAACATTTGCCTTTCAATGTTGATGAAATGGCTGAAAAGTGCTGCATCCTAGATGCAAATGAGGGTGTTAAATGTTTACAGATACAG CTGAAGAACCTTTCGGATGATGCATGCAAAGCAGATGACCCATCATTAGCACAGGTAAAGCCCAAGTGTTGTAAGAAGACTGCCGTGGTCCGCTCCAAATGCCTCACAAAGCTGCTCTTGAATAACATCGCTAAAGCAAAAAGAGCTGGAAAGAAGATATGCCCAATCAATTCATAA
- the ecm1b gene encoding extracellular matrix protein 1 isoform X3 produces the protein MGSLRGYLFMLTLLAVKAYEGPEMAVQREILPIELLEMLKQGSLASHPIVKQQGPHIKPYSMDPSIPFPLACPTMDNILAICQYSNLRPRYTKDMLPKSGFDHLRRQARAVNQLESWFTLCCSNGTQDEELTLCCAKQAWEKSLSTFCEEEFQIKTSHYHCCKRHRPEIWDCFEEEAPDPLYQTKIAGHEVATTLSSTIQGFDFNPSNCQKTSVSEIAPRLEMVPEPPPHGGMEQRLVIPGGIGFPHHVSSPRSRKPSILFPLARPDTTNILAICQYSNQRPRHPKETLPRSGSGYLHRQANAVNQLESWYTVCCANGTQDFDQTLCCAQQAWEKSLSAFCEMEFRVKTTHYHCCRERGLARLDCFEEHAPDKSYQPSGHEVLTMLPVTIQGFDFDPNSCQKTSISGVAYRPLTERTIKTEHISFPPGRPNSSNIEPICAWHMYRPRYLTNCLPRTGFDWLAHQVKAINGLEKSFRQCCKKNKDVHACAEGKWKKMVDGFCKDERKLQVNQFECCKKQRGEEQYTCFSTAAPNPDYMIRQTQVPVEDTPRLDMFCNVYTALKKMKHLPFNVDEMAEKCCILDANEGVKCLQIQLKNLSDDACKADDPSLAQVKPKCCKKTAVVRSKCLTKLLLNNIAKAKRAGKKICPINS, from the exons ATGGGGTCTTTGAGAGGATATCTGTTCATGCTAACGCTGCTAGCGGTGAAGGCATATGAAG gtCCTGAAATGGCTGTTCAAAGGGAAATTTTGCCCATTG AACTCTTGGAGATGCTGAAACAGGGATCACTGGCTTCTCACCCTATTGTGAAACAGCAAG GTCCTCATATAAAGCCCTACTCCATGGATCCATCCATTCCTTTCCCTCTTGCATGTCCAACCATGGACAACATCCTTGCCATCTGTCAATATAGTAATCTTCGCCCTCGGTATACTAAAGACATGCTACCAAAAAGTGGCTTTGATCACCTGCGCCGTCAGGCCAGAGCGGTCAATCAGTTGGAGTCCTGGTTCACTCTGTGTTGCAGTAATGGCACTCAAGATGAAGAATTGACTCTGTGCTGTGCAAAGCAGGCG tgGGAGAAGTCGCTCTCTACCTTCTGTGAAGAGGAATTCCAGATTAAGACTAGTCACTATCACTGCTGTAAAAGGCACAGGCCGGAAATATGGGACTGCTTTGAGGAGGAAGCTCCAGACCCGTTATACCAGACCAAAATAGCTGGCCATGAGGTGGCAACCACTCTTTCCTCCACAATCCAAGGTTTTGACTTTAACCCCAGTAACTGCCAGAAAACAAG TGTTTCAGAGATCGCTCCCAGACTAGAGATGGTGCCTGAACCCCCACCTCATGGAGGGATGGAGCAGAGATTGGTGATCCCAGGTGGGATAG GTTTCCCACATCATGTGTCCAGTCCTCGCTCTAGGAAGCCATCCATTCTTTTCCCCCTTGCCCGTCCAGACACCACCAATATCCTTGCCATCTGTCAATATAGTAACCAGCGCCCCCGGCATCCTAAGGAGACGCTACCTAGAAGTGGCTCTGGCTACCTGCATCGTCAAGCCAATGCTGTCAATCAGCTGGAGTCCTGGTACACTGTGTGCTGTGCTAATGGCACCCAAGATTTTGATCAGACTCTGTGCTGTGCACAGCAGGCG TGGGAGAAGTCGCTCTCTGCTTTCTGTGAAATGGAATTCCGTGTTAAAACCACACACTATCACTGctgtagagagagagggctggCAAGATTGGACTGCTTTGAGGAGCACGCTCCAGATAAGTCATACCAGCCCTCTGGCCATGAGGTGCTGACCATGCTCCCAGTCACAATCCAGGGGTTTGACTTTGACCCCAATAGCTGCCAGAAAACAAG CATATCAGGAGTCGCTTACAGACCTTTGACAGAGAGGACGATTAAAACAGAACACATCAGCTTTCCCCCTGGTCGCCCGAATTCTTCTAACATTGAACCAATTTGTGCTTGGCACATGTATCGGCCACGCTACCTCACCAACTGTTTGCCTCGTACAGGATTTGACTGGCTTGCCCATCAGGTAAAGGCCATCAATGGCCTAGAAAAAAGCTTTCGTCAATGCTGTAAGAAGAACAAAGATGTACACGCCTGTGCTGAGGGAAAG TGGAAGAAGATGGTGGATGGGTTTTGTAAGGATGAGAGGAAGCTCCAAGTGAACCAGTTTGAATGCTGTAAAAAGCAGAGAGGAGAAGAGCAATATACCTGTTTTAGTACTGCTGCCCCAAATCCAGACTACATGATCAGGCAGACGCAGGTTCCTGTAGAAGATACTCCCCGTCTTGACATGTTTTGTAATGTGTACACAGCTCTTAAGAAAAT GAAACATTTGCCTTTCAATGTTGATGAAATGGCTGAAAAGTGCTGCATCCTAGATGCAAATGAGGGTGTTAAATGTTTACAGATACAG CTGAAGAACCTTTCGGATGATGCATGCAAAGCAGATGACCCATCATTAGCACAGGTAAAGCCCAAGTGTTGTAAGAAGACTGCCGTGGTCCGCTCCAAATGCCTCACAAAGCTGCTCTTGAATAACATCGCTAAAGCAAAAAGAGCTGGAAAGAAGATATGCCCAATCAATTCATAA
- the ecm1b gene encoding extracellular matrix protein 1 isoform X5 yields the protein MGSLRGYLFMLTLLAVKAYEGPHIKPYSMDPSIPFPLACPTMDNILAICQYSNLRPRYTKDMLPKSGFDHLRRQARAVNQLESWFTLCCSNGTQDEELTLCCAKQAWEKSLSTFCEEEFQIKTSHYHCCKRHRPEIWDCFEEEAPDPLYQTKIAGHEVATTLSSTIQGFDFNPSNCQKTSVSEIAPRLEMVPEPPPHGGMEQRLVIPGGIGFPHHVSSPRSRKPSILFPLARPDTTNILAICQYSNQRPRHPKETLPRSGSGYLHRQANAVNQLESWYTVCCANGTQDFDQTLCCAQQAWEKSLSAFCEMEFRVKTTHYHCCRERGLARLDCFEEHAPDKSYQPSGHEVLTMLPVTIQGFDFDPNSCQKTSISGVAYRPLTERTIKTEHISFPPGRPNSSNIEPICAWHMYRPRYLTNCLPRTGFDWLAHQVKAINGLEKSFRQCCKKNKDVHACAEGKWKKMVDGFCKDERKLQVNQFECCKKQRGEEQYTCFSTAAPNPDYMIRQTQVPVEDTPRLDMFCNVYTALKKMKHLPFNVDEMAEKCCILDANEGVKCLQIQLKNLSDDACKADDPSLAQVKPKCCKKTAVVRSKCLTKLLLNNIAKAKRAGKKICPINS from the exons ATGGGGTCTTTGAGAGGATATCTGTTCATGCTAACGCTGCTAGCGGTGAAGGCATATGAAG GTCCTCATATAAAGCCCTACTCCATGGATCCATCCATTCCTTTCCCTCTTGCATGTCCAACCATGGACAACATCCTTGCCATCTGTCAATATAGTAATCTTCGCCCTCGGTATACTAAAGACATGCTACCAAAAAGTGGCTTTGATCACCTGCGCCGTCAGGCCAGAGCGGTCAATCAGTTGGAGTCCTGGTTCACTCTGTGTTGCAGTAATGGCACTCAAGATGAAGAATTGACTCTGTGCTGTGCAAAGCAGGCG tgGGAGAAGTCGCTCTCTACCTTCTGTGAAGAGGAATTCCAGATTAAGACTAGTCACTATCACTGCTGTAAAAGGCACAGGCCGGAAATATGGGACTGCTTTGAGGAGGAAGCTCCAGACCCGTTATACCAGACCAAAATAGCTGGCCATGAGGTGGCAACCACTCTTTCCTCCACAATCCAAGGTTTTGACTTTAACCCCAGTAACTGCCAGAAAACAAG TGTTTCAGAGATCGCTCCCAGACTAGAGATGGTGCCTGAACCCCCACCTCATGGAGGGATGGAGCAGAGATTGGTGATCCCAGGTGGGATAG GTTTCCCACATCATGTGTCCAGTCCTCGCTCTAGGAAGCCATCCATTCTTTTCCCCCTTGCCCGTCCAGACACCACCAATATCCTTGCCATCTGTCAATATAGTAACCAGCGCCCCCGGCATCCTAAGGAGACGCTACCTAGAAGTGGCTCTGGCTACCTGCATCGTCAAGCCAATGCTGTCAATCAGCTGGAGTCCTGGTACACTGTGTGCTGTGCTAATGGCACCCAAGATTTTGATCAGACTCTGTGCTGTGCACAGCAGGCG TGGGAGAAGTCGCTCTCTGCTTTCTGTGAAATGGAATTCCGTGTTAAAACCACACACTATCACTGctgtagagagagagggctggCAAGATTGGACTGCTTTGAGGAGCACGCTCCAGATAAGTCATACCAGCCCTCTGGCCATGAGGTGCTGACCATGCTCCCAGTCACAATCCAGGGGTTTGACTTTGACCCCAATAGCTGCCAGAAAACAAG CATATCAGGAGTCGCTTACAGACCTTTGACAGAGAGGACGATTAAAACAGAACACATCAGCTTTCCCCCTGGTCGCCCGAATTCTTCTAACATTGAACCAATTTGTGCTTGGCACATGTATCGGCCACGCTACCTCACCAACTGTTTGCCTCGTACAGGATTTGACTGGCTTGCCCATCAGGTAAAGGCCATCAATGGCCTAGAAAAAAGCTTTCGTCAATGCTGTAAGAAGAACAAAGATGTACACGCCTGTGCTGAGGGAAAG TGGAAGAAGATGGTGGATGGGTTTTGTAAGGATGAGAGGAAGCTCCAAGTGAACCAGTTTGAATGCTGTAAAAAGCAGAGAGGAGAAGAGCAATATACCTGTTTTAGTACTGCTGCCCCAAATCCAGACTACATGATCAGGCAGACGCAGGTTCCTGTAGAAGATACTCCCCGTCTTGACATGTTTTGTAATGTGTACACAGCTCTTAAGAAAAT GAAACATTTGCCTTTCAATGTTGATGAAATGGCTGAAAAGTGCTGCATCCTAGATGCAAATGAGGGTGTTAAATGTTTACAGATACAG CTGAAGAACCTTTCGGATGATGCATGCAAAGCAGATGACCCATCATTAGCACAGGTAAAGCCCAAGTGTTGTAAGAAGACTGCCGTGGTCCGCTCCAAATGCCTCACAAAGCTGCTCTTGAATAACATCGCTAAAGCAAAAAGAGCTGGAAAGAAGATATGCCCAATCAATTCATAA
- the ecm1b gene encoding extracellular matrix protein 1 isoform X1 has protein sequence MVERLKESQVDDNLQNRPWINSTRQHCTDSFTTVWVNSSPEMAVQREILPIELLEMLKQGSLASHPIVKQQGPHIKPYSMDPSIPFPLACPTMDNILAICQYSNLRPRYTKDMLPKSGFDHLRRQARAVNQLESWFTLCCSNGTQDEELTLCCAKQAWEKSLSTFCEEEFQIKTSHYHCCKRHRPEIWDCFEEEAPDPLYQTKIAGHEVATTLSSTIQGFDFNPSNCQKTSVSEIAPRLEMVPEPPPHGGMEQRLVIPGGIGFPHHVSSPRSRKPSILFPLARPDTTNILAICQYSNQRPRHPKETLPRSGSGYLHRQANAVNQLESWYTVCCANGTQDFDQTLCCAQQAWEKSLSAFCEMEFRVKTTHYHCCRERGLARLDCFEEHAPDKSYQPSGHEVLTMLPVTIQGFDFDPNSCQKTSISGVAYRPLTERTIKTEHISFPPGRPNSSNIEPICAWHMYRPRYLTNCLPRTGFDWLAHQVKAINGLEKSFRQCCKKNKDVHACAEGKWKKMVDGFCKDERKLQVNQFECCKKQRGEEQYTCFSTAAPNPDYMIRQTQVPVEDTPRLDMFCNVYTALKKMKHLPFNVDEMAEKCCILDANEGVKCLQIQLKNLSDDACKADDPSLAQVKPKCCKKTAVVRSKCLTKLLLNNIAKAKRAGKKICPINS, from the exons ATGGTGGAGAGACTGAAGGAGTCCCAGGTTGATGATAATTTGCAG AACCGCCCCTGGATTAACTCAACACGTCAACACTGTACAGATTCTTTCACAACTGTATGGGTTAATTCAA gtCCTGAAATGGCTGTTCAAAGGGAAATTTTGCCCATTG AACTCTTGGAGATGCTGAAACAGGGATCACTGGCTTCTCACCCTATTGTGAAACAGCAAG GTCCTCATATAAAGCCCTACTCCATGGATCCATCCATTCCTTTCCCTCTTGCATGTCCAACCATGGACAACATCCTTGCCATCTGTCAATATAGTAATCTTCGCCCTCGGTATACTAAAGACATGCTACCAAAAAGTGGCTTTGATCACCTGCGCCGTCAGGCCAGAGCGGTCAATCAGTTGGAGTCCTGGTTCACTCTGTGTTGCAGTAATGGCACTCAAGATGAAGAATTGACTCTGTGCTGTGCAAAGCAGGCG tgGGAGAAGTCGCTCTCTACCTTCTGTGAAGAGGAATTCCAGATTAAGACTAGTCACTATCACTGCTGTAAAAGGCACAGGCCGGAAATATGGGACTGCTTTGAGGAGGAAGCTCCAGACCCGTTATACCAGACCAAAATAGCTGGCCATGAGGTGGCAACCACTCTTTCCTCCACAATCCAAGGTTTTGACTTTAACCCCAGTAACTGCCAGAAAACAAG TGTTTCAGAGATCGCTCCCAGACTAGAGATGGTGCCTGAACCCCCACCTCATGGAGGGATGGAGCAGAGATTGGTGATCCCAGGTGGGATAG GTTTCCCACATCATGTGTCCAGTCCTCGCTCTAGGAAGCCATCCATTCTTTTCCCCCTTGCCCGTCCAGACACCACCAATATCCTTGCCATCTGTCAATATAGTAACCAGCGCCCCCGGCATCCTAAGGAGACGCTACCTAGAAGTGGCTCTGGCTACCTGCATCGTCAAGCCAATGCTGTCAATCAGCTGGAGTCCTGGTACACTGTGTGCTGTGCTAATGGCACCCAAGATTTTGATCAGACTCTGTGCTGTGCACAGCAGGCG TGGGAGAAGTCGCTCTCTGCTTTCTGTGAAATGGAATTCCGTGTTAAAACCACACACTATCACTGctgtagagagagagggctggCAAGATTGGACTGCTTTGAGGAGCACGCTCCAGATAAGTCATACCAGCCCTCTGGCCATGAGGTGCTGACCATGCTCCCAGTCACAATCCAGGGGTTTGACTTTGACCCCAATAGCTGCCAGAAAACAAG CATATCAGGAGTCGCTTACAGACCTTTGACAGAGAGGACGATTAAAACAGAACACATCAGCTTTCCCCCTGGTCGCCCGAATTCTTCTAACATTGAACCAATTTGTGCTTGGCACATGTATCGGCCACGCTACCTCACCAACTGTTTGCCTCGTACAGGATTTGACTGGCTTGCCCATCAGGTAAAGGCCATCAATGGCCTAGAAAAAAGCTTTCGTCAATGCTGTAAGAAGAACAAAGATGTACACGCCTGTGCTGAGGGAAAG TGGAAGAAGATGGTGGATGGGTTTTGTAAGGATGAGAGGAAGCTCCAAGTGAACCAGTTTGAATGCTGTAAAAAGCAGAGAGGAGAAGAGCAATATACCTGTTTTAGTACTGCTGCCCCAAATCCAGACTACATGATCAGGCAGACGCAGGTTCCTGTAGAAGATACTCCCCGTCTTGACATGTTTTGTAATGTGTACACAGCTCTTAAGAAAAT GAAACATTTGCCTTTCAATGTTGATGAAATGGCTGAAAAGTGCTGCATCCTAGATGCAAATGAGGGTGTTAAATGTTTACAGATACAG CTGAAGAACCTTTCGGATGATGCATGCAAAGCAGATGACCCATCATTAGCACAGGTAAAGCCCAAGTGTTGTAAGAAGACTGCCGTGGTCCGCTCCAAATGCCTCACAAAGCTGCTCTTGAATAACATCGCTAAAGCAAAAAGAGCTGGAAAGAAGATATGCCCAATCAATTCATAA
- the ecm1b gene encoding extracellular matrix protein 1 isoform X2 yields the protein MVERLKESQVDDNLQNRPWINSTRQHCTDSFTTVWVNSSPEMAVQREILPIELLEMLKQGSLASHPIVKQQGPHIKPYSMDPSIPFPLACPTMDNILAICQYSNLRPRYTKDMLPKSGFDHLRRQARAVNQLESWFTLCCSNGTQDEELTLCCAKQAWEKSLSTFCEEEFQIKTSHYHCCKRHRPEIWDCFEEEAPDPLYQTKIAGHEVATTLSSTIQGFDFNPSNCQKTSVSEIAPRLEMVPEPPPHGGMEQRLVIPGFPHHVSSPRSRKPSILFPLARPDTTNILAICQYSNQRPRHPKETLPRSGSGYLHRQANAVNQLESWYTVCCANGTQDFDQTLCCAQQAWEKSLSAFCEMEFRVKTTHYHCCRERGLARLDCFEEHAPDKSYQPSGHEVLTMLPVTIQGFDFDPNSCQKTSISGVAYRPLTERTIKTEHISFPPGRPNSSNIEPICAWHMYRPRYLTNCLPRTGFDWLAHQVKAINGLEKSFRQCCKKNKDVHACAEGKWKKMVDGFCKDERKLQVNQFECCKKQRGEEQYTCFSTAAPNPDYMIRQTQVPVEDTPRLDMFCNVYTALKKMKHLPFNVDEMAEKCCILDANEGVKCLQIQLKNLSDDACKADDPSLAQVKPKCCKKTAVVRSKCLTKLLLNNIAKAKRAGKKICPINS from the exons ATGGTGGAGAGACTGAAGGAGTCCCAGGTTGATGATAATTTGCAG AACCGCCCCTGGATTAACTCAACACGTCAACACTGTACAGATTCTTTCACAACTGTATGGGTTAATTCAA gtCCTGAAATGGCTGTTCAAAGGGAAATTTTGCCCATTG AACTCTTGGAGATGCTGAAACAGGGATCACTGGCTTCTCACCCTATTGTGAAACAGCAAG GTCCTCATATAAAGCCCTACTCCATGGATCCATCCATTCCTTTCCCTCTTGCATGTCCAACCATGGACAACATCCTTGCCATCTGTCAATATAGTAATCTTCGCCCTCGGTATACTAAAGACATGCTACCAAAAAGTGGCTTTGATCACCTGCGCCGTCAGGCCAGAGCGGTCAATCAGTTGGAGTCCTGGTTCACTCTGTGTTGCAGTAATGGCACTCAAGATGAAGAATTGACTCTGTGCTGTGCAAAGCAGGCG tgGGAGAAGTCGCTCTCTACCTTCTGTGAAGAGGAATTCCAGATTAAGACTAGTCACTATCACTGCTGTAAAAGGCACAGGCCGGAAATATGGGACTGCTTTGAGGAGGAAGCTCCAGACCCGTTATACCAGACCAAAATAGCTGGCCATGAGGTGGCAACCACTCTTTCCTCCACAATCCAAGGTTTTGACTTTAACCCCAGTAACTGCCAGAAAACAAG TGTTTCAGAGATCGCTCCCAGACTAGAGATGGTGCCTGAACCCCCACCTCATGGAGGGATGGAGCAGAGATTGGTGATCCCAG GTTTCCCACATCATGTGTCCAGTCCTCGCTCTAGGAAGCCATCCATTCTTTTCCCCCTTGCCCGTCCAGACACCACCAATATCCTTGCCATCTGTCAATATAGTAACCAGCGCCCCCGGCATCCTAAGGAGACGCTACCTAGAAGTGGCTCTGGCTACCTGCATCGTCAAGCCAATGCTGTCAATCAGCTGGAGTCCTGGTACACTGTGTGCTGTGCTAATGGCACCCAAGATTTTGATCAGACTCTGTGCTGTGCACAGCAGGCG TGGGAGAAGTCGCTCTCTGCTTTCTGTGAAATGGAATTCCGTGTTAAAACCACACACTATCACTGctgtagagagagagggctggCAAGATTGGACTGCTTTGAGGAGCACGCTCCAGATAAGTCATACCAGCCCTCTGGCCATGAGGTGCTGACCATGCTCCCAGTCACAATCCAGGGGTTTGACTTTGACCCCAATAGCTGCCAGAAAACAAG CATATCAGGAGTCGCTTACAGACCTTTGACAGAGAGGACGATTAAAACAGAACACATCAGCTTTCCCCCTGGTCGCCCGAATTCTTCTAACATTGAACCAATTTGTGCTTGGCACATGTATCGGCCACGCTACCTCACCAACTGTTTGCCTCGTACAGGATTTGACTGGCTTGCCCATCAGGTAAAGGCCATCAATGGCCTAGAAAAAAGCTTTCGTCAATGCTGTAAGAAGAACAAAGATGTACACGCCTGTGCTGAGGGAAAG TGGAAGAAGATGGTGGATGGGTTTTGTAAGGATGAGAGGAAGCTCCAAGTGAACCAGTTTGAATGCTGTAAAAAGCAGAGAGGAGAAGAGCAATATACCTGTTTTAGTACTGCTGCCCCAAATCCAGACTACATGATCAGGCAGACGCAGGTTCCTGTAGAAGATACTCCCCGTCTTGACATGTTTTGTAATGTGTACACAGCTCTTAAGAAAAT GAAACATTTGCCTTTCAATGTTGATGAAATGGCTGAAAAGTGCTGCATCCTAGATGCAAATGAGGGTGTTAAATGTTTACAGATACAG CTGAAGAACCTTTCGGATGATGCATGCAAAGCAGATGACCCATCATTAGCACAGGTAAAGCCCAAGTGTTGTAAGAAGACTGCCGTGGTCCGCTCCAAATGCCTCACAAAGCTGCTCTTGAATAACATCGCTAAAGCAAAAAGAGCTGGAAAGAAGATATGCCCAATCAATTCATAA